A stretch of Podospora bellae-mahoneyi strain CBS 112042 chromosome 5, whole genome shotgun sequence DNA encodes these proteins:
- a CDS encoding hypothetical protein (antiSMASH:Cluster_4; EggNog:ENOG503NUHZ; COG:S), which translates to MYPLSTQNTLLPLAAFLLPSLVSAHGVILAAQGEADSPPSVGFMVNDAIARNCTSINPCQMDTTIIRDAEIAAGTVNSCGRTKLNGNIDVGTVTENALAEGAVTAVRQGSSVEVTIHQVNADGAGPYTCDLDEGSNSGIMSHELVVSNNIPGQNGLSQAAEQEFTITVTMPDDMKCIGGSTGNVCTVRCRNAAQAGPFGGCFAVQQIDVEPAINTAKDITTADTLEAAQFQTSANQAAFAAAVDANAKAGSSEQEQNLAAVEAILGLSTVSAEFPTLTPTINTERIVPTGTGGAQPTAALGSTPFPVENGDGNNGNGNGNTGNDNPDAGVNPFPVEDGNGNDNGNGNGNGGGSGRGRGRGGRNRNQKRYHTVEELLKRFVLPDDGN; encoded by the exons atGTACCCCCTTTCtacccaaaacaccctcctGCCGCTGGcggccttcctcctcccttccctgGTCTCCGCCCACGGcgtcatcctcgccgcccaaGGCGAGGCCGactcccccccttccgtTGGCTTCATGGTCAACGACGCCATCGCCCGCAACTGcacctccatcaacccctgCCAGATGGACACAACCATCATCCGCGACGCCGAAATCGCCGCCGGCACCGTCAACTCCTGCGGCCGCACCAAGCTCAACGGCAACATCGACGTCGGCACCGTGACCGAAAACGCACTCGCCGAAGGCGCCGTCACGGCCGTGAGACAAGGCTCCAGCGTCGAAGTGACGATCCACCAGGTCAACGCCGACGGCGCAGGACCTTACACCTGCGACTTGGACGAAGGGTCCAACTCGGGAATCATGTCCCACGAGCTGGTCGTGAGCAATAATATCCCTGGACAGAATGGACTTAGTCAGGCTGCTGAGCAGGAATTCACCATCACGGTGACCATGCCCGATGATATGAAGTGCATCGGTGGTTCGACGGGGAACGTGTGTACGGTTAGATGCAGGAATGCTGCTCAGGCGGGGCCTTTTGGAG GATGCTTCGCGGTCCAACAAATCGACGTTGAGCCCGCTATCAACACCGCCAAGGACATCACCACAGCCGACACGCTCGAAGCAGCCCAGTTTCAGACCTCGGCTAACCAAGCCGCCTTTGCCGCCGCTGTTGATGCCAACGCCAAGGCTGGCTCTTCGGAGCAGGAACAAAACCTCGCTGCTGTCGAGGCTATCCTTGGGCTGAGCACCGTTTCTGCCGAGTTTCCTACTTTGACTCCGACGATCAACACGGAGAGGATTGTGCCTACGGGTACGGGTGGTGCGCAGCCTACAGCTGCTTTGGGCAGTACTCCGTTCCCTGTTGAGAATGGTGACGGCAACAACGGAAATGGCAACGGGAACACCGGCAACGACAATCCCGACGCTGGCGTGAATCCATTCcctgttgaggatggcaatGGCAATGACAACGGgaacggcaacggcaacggcggtGGTAgtggcagaggcagaggcaggGGCGGCCGCAACAGGAATCAAAAGAGATACCACACCGTCGAGGAGCTCCTCAAGCGGTTCGTCCTCCCCGATGATGGCAACTAA
- a CDS encoding hypothetical protein (antiSMASH:Cluster_4; EggNog:ENOG503PGBJ), with translation MTSSSPLPPGLKTLQNQLTHHPTSPWGLPIYRTTHSPLSQTAWPTFLSLLQTNVRPTLREIYHLPSLARSHSQPIFSDSEKYAGLDTHAYCLTADDICLESMDRGRMLMPVVKRGWVPAEEEGGDGKKEEGMLWEDGKTGEQGEDVGWMYIYVGEYVGMCDVLGQGEEGWYSVYVRPPLMRDTDPSGEEEVGRLPGWWRRGTRMEG, from the exons atgacctcctcctcccctctccctcccggcCTGAAAACCCTCCAAAACCagctcacccaccaccccacctccccctggGGCCTCCCCATCTACCGCACCACTCACTCGCCCCTTTCCCAAACCGCCTGGCcaaccttcctctccctcctccaaacaaaCGTCAGGCCCACCCTAAGAGAAAtctaccacctcccctccctcgccagaTCCCACTCCCAACCGATATTCTCTGACTCGGAGAAATACGCCGGGCTGGACACCCACGCA TACTGTCTCACGGCGGATGACATCTGTCTTGAGTCGATGGAtagggggaggatgttgatgccgGTTGTCAAGCGGGGGTGGGtgccggccgaggaggaaggaggtgatggcaagaaggaggaggggatgttgTGGGAGGATGGAAAGACGGGCGAgcaaggggaggatgtggggTGGATGTATATTTATGTTGGGGAGTATGTTGGGATgtgtgatgttttggggcagggggaggaagggtggtATTCGGTTTATGTGAGGCCGCCGTTGATGAGGGATACGGATCCgtcgggcgaggaggaggtggggagattgccggggtggtggaggaggggaacgAGAATGGAagggtga